In the genome of Euleptes europaea isolate rEulEur1 chromosome 4, rEulEur1.hap1, whole genome shotgun sequence, the window TCTATGATTTTTGTACATCTTAAGAAAGACTTGCAAATTGACTTACATATAGTCTAAGAAAACTTGCACAAAATATACAAACCACATAAGCTTGTCTCTATCATTCATCGTTCCAGTTGTCACTGGTTTTAAAACCTTCATTAATTATGTTTACAAATCATTACCTGTACATATATGAAGGCAACTGACCTGATTTGAAAACAAAACCATCAGGTTTTATGTTGTGGTTACTAAGTTGTGCAGTTCTGCAACAAAATTCAACAGCAAGAAACTATATAAAGCCATTTACAAATTCATCAGTTCCTGTGAAACAAATTGTTTTAATCTTTCAAGATACTGTCCGTAAAGCTCAACATCATTGTGTCCTGCTCCTTCTACCCACAGTGGTTCCACAGGTCTTTGGCAGCGTTCAAATAATGCTAGGCCATGTGAAAAGTCAATCACTTCATCTTCAGTTCCATGAATTATTAACACTGGAGATGTTATTTTAGAGACTTTGTCAATGCTGTaggaacacagaaaaaaaatcagtatgcaACTAGTCATAACACTTATATTATTTACTTGATGCTTAATTAAATGTAGTTTAAAATGTCTGAGGTTGTAAAACATGTACATTACTTAGGTGTCAATAATTTACTAGAAGCATTCAAGCCAGTACATACCATGCCTTAGATAACTAAACATGAATCTTTTAAACAATGCAGAGTCAAGTTTTGCTTGTTTTAACAAGATTAGGTCTACGCTGTTGCCTTGGTACTTCTAAATAAGCCTATTTGATTTGGGTGTATGCAATCCCATTTGTAACCTGTCTAGATGGTCTatgacaataaataaatattattattattaacctgTCTAGTAGGACTGATGTTAGAATTTTTTTGGCAATAATGATTAGGGATATAGATCTGTAATTAAAATACTGTGTGGGTTTGGGAATTTGCCTAATTTGGGAAAGACTGATTAATAGGCATCATGCAGTGATGGGGCAAGTTTCCTattctgtagtgcttttaaataaAGGTAAGAATTAAGTCAGAGTATCTTTCATACCAGTTGACTGGAACGTAGTTGGTCTCTGGTCTTAACATCGTGTATATCTTTTTATAACCTATTTTGTTCCATTTTCTAAGAGGGCAAAGACATTTCTGCTTGGACAACCATTCAGGTCTTCAGTAGGGAGGCACTGTGAAGAAAATCTAAGGTTTCCAAGTCTGTAGGATTTGAGTAATTTACTTCAGAATTGTACACAAAGTTTCCAAATAATTTACCACTGTCTTATTTTATTATATGCATTCCTTGTTAACGGGATGAAATTTCAAGCGCAAATTTGTTTTAGGCAGTAAACCAGTAATCTGTAATTAACTATATCTTTTTCTCCATACCATTGCTTTAAATACACAGTGGTAAATGCAGCCTTTTAGGGATATAATTTTATCAACTAATATTTTGCATAGTGTTAATTGATGCTATTTCTGTTCAGTAGGGTGAGTGGCAAATTGGAATAGCAATCCTTTGATACAGCCTTCACTTTTAAATTAacttgttccttttaaaaaaactgacctGTAGGCAACAATATATTGGTACAAACATGCCTTATGTAGATTTTAAACTGGCCTAAGAAGTTACAAAATCTGCATTGGGAATAAAATAATCTAGTACTTTAGTCATTTGTGCTTTGAACTATTCATCACTATTAAAAGAAGCACCGATTTACTTAAAACATATCAACCTTTCTACTTATTAGCAACTGGATGAGAATCAGGCCATGATCAGAAACAGCTACCATGTCTATTTGATTTGTAGttggtggtggagggggaaagtGCCAGTTAATTAGTACTTTAAAAGACATTTTGTACTTCCTTTTGGTTCACCTATGAGGAGTGTGCCAGGTAGCTCATCCCCACTCTCAAACTTTTCAAAATACTATCGCTTACTTTGGGAATGCATCAAAGCAGTAGGTCTTCTTAGTATCAGGAAAGGCTACACGCATCCCTGAGGTTAGAGGAGAATGAAGAATGACAGCAGCACTTTCATAACGAGCAGCGAGGTCCACAGATGGCACTGTTCCTATACTCTGGCCATATATAATCACATTTTCAGGGCGGATTCCGTACCTGAAAAAAGTTAGTATGTTTACTGTTAAACTGATATCTTATGAATAAGGCAGACAAGCCTGGATTTATACATCATGTAAAATTAATGAAATCCTAGATTTGTATTTTATATGAAATATGAAGAATGAAGCATTTTCAGTTCTTTCATCAAGTATGAAACTTTATTTGACTTCTGCAAACACTAATGCATAAAATCATGGCCCAAGACgacttctttttttgcatctaCCTCGCTCTCATTgagcctgatgaagaattctagtGAACTTGAGAGCTTGTAATGGATTTGGGATGTATCATTTTGGTTGATCTAAATAAAAACTATTACATAGATAACTGGAATGGGGTTAGTTTACAATGGATTTTACTTTTGAATCAACTGGGCAGCAAACAATGGTTGCTTGCTTTCAAAATAATTATTGCAGACAACGCTTTTATAGTGAAAAAAGAATCTGGACTCAAAACAGTACTTGATGCTAAGCAaaactaagtgtgtgtgtgtgtgtgtgtgcgcgcgcgtgcccttttcatttgttttcctATGTAAACAACTGATGCAAAATCAGTGTCAGAATTACATAAATTACACTCTGGGAACTTCAGTATGAGAACATGAGATGGCTTGTAACTAAAAATTCACTGGTTCAGTTCACACAAAGGCAAATCTAAAAGAATGTAGCCTTTTGAGTCAACACAGCAGGGCTAAGAAATTATTAATTATAAGCATTAATTAATCACTGAACACAAAAATAGCATATACTATATAGATGGCAGATAGATTGCTCATTCGGGCAGTGTCTACATCGCTTTCTGGCTGTATATGGTCTCGGGGCAAGGCCCCAATAAGGAGCCTCGctgccacattctgtaccagctggagccttcaggtcagtctcaagggcagccctacgtagagcaagttacagtagtctagcctagaggtgaccgtcgcatggataacCATAGCTAGAtctgggcgggagaggtaaggcaccagctgtcgggcctggtggagatggaaaaatgctgctttgaccatggctgtgacttgagcctccatagataaggaggcatcaaagatcacacccaggctcctgatggCAGGCACAGGTGTTAGTTCTACgctgtcaagagccgggagccggCACCCCATTCCCAAGCCACACTGATTGATCAACAGAACCTCTGTCTTCACTGGATTTAGCTTCAGGCGGCTCTTTCTCAACCAcccagtcacggcatccaagcacctggccagtgtgtccggatGGCCGTCCATTAATAGATAaagttgggtgtcatcagcatactgatgacaacccagcccaaaactccggacaatctgggcaagggggcgcatgtagatgttaaataacatcggAGAGAGGATCGCgccttgcggcaccccacacaccaaagggtgccgtTGTGAAACCCTCTCCCCGAGAGCCACCCTTGGTCCCCAATCTTGTAGGAAGGAGCGCAGCCATTGACGGACTGTGCCCGAATCGACAAGGTAGTGGTTGAGAAGATCGTGATTGACCGTGTCGAAGCCTGCTGATGAGTCtaaaagtatcagcagccccgacccGCCTTGATCCAGTTGTTGATGGAGATCGTCTGTAAGGGCGACCAGTGCCGTCTCCGTTCCATGACCAGGGCGGAAgcctgactggaatgggtctaGTGCCGATGTCTCATCCAGGAACTCTTGTAGCTGCTCGGTgaccgctctctcaactaccttacccaggtattAAAGATACGATACCGGGAGGTAGTTGGATATCCCTAGGCGCCCACCCTGCCTGACAGCGGCCGCCGTAGAGCAGACTGATAGTCTTTGCTGCTAAATAGCCTGGTGTGTTTCTCTTGTGGGTCTTCATCATCCGAGGAAAAATTCTCCTTCTTCCCTATGTTCCTCAGTCGAGGAGCGAGGGGAAGGCTGTGCAGAACGCACGCACTAGTCTGAGGCAGGGGGCCTTCCTTGCTGCTTTAGTGGGCCAACTAGAACAGGACACGAGGTTGTGGGGCGTCCCTACAATATATACGGCCCTTGCCTGGGGATCCAAGCATGCAGGCACTGGCACCAACCCCTGGGATCCTCCGATTGAGGGAGCGGGAGAAGGCAGCTGCAATGAATGCAAGCCATCTAGGAGGCTCCTCTCCTAAGTAGGCCAGTTCTGCACAGAGGACTTGGAGACCACCCACTggttggcttggggggggggctacattaCCAGCCACAGGCAAGGTGCAAGACTCAAGCAGAGGAGGAGACATCCTTCCTGAAGTGCCTGGAGCAAGAGCCATTTTCCATGCCTCCTTATGCACTGCCTTTTTCCCGCTCTTTTTTGGCTGGGGGTAAATGAGGAAAAGGCTACATTACCAATTGCAGGCAAGGTGCACGACTCAGGCAGAGGAGGATAAATCCTGAAGTGACTGAAGCAAGAGCCATTTTTGATGCCGCCTTTTTATGCAAGGCCTTTTTTCCGCTCTTTtttggcttgggggaggggaagaaaaggctaCATTACCCGTTGCAGGCAAGGTGCATGactcaggcagaggaggagaaATCCTTCCTGTAGTGCCTGGAGCAAGAGCCATTTTTGATGCCTTCTTCTTATGTGAGGCCTTTTTCCCCGCCTTTTTGCTGCAGCAATATGCTGGCACTTAGAGGCGATCAGTTCTTTCCCCTCTTTCAACTCCAGTAGACCACAACAGTGGCTGTTGGAGGACTGGCCCAAGGAGGGCTGATCCGAAGTACTCGGCAATGCCAAGAGCAATCTCAAGATGAGGTTTTCTGGTAAGAACAAGGTGAGGTTCCAGAAAGAAAGTGAAAGtagcagagctctgctgaaaagctgcttccccatgcaaggcaggaaacaaaactgaggagGAGGGGCTTATTCCctcaagaggagacaggaagttaaaggtttttgttcctgcctccccaagcaaaCAATGGGAATAacccaatgtttcaagatgccctccttgctCAGAGcaagaatttgccttttttacagcagccgcacactgggttgacatcttcatcgagctatccactaccaccccaagatccctttcttggtctgtcgctgccatcacagatcccatcagtgtatatgtgaagttgggattttttgccccaatatgcatcactttacacttactcacattgaatctcatttgccattttaatacccattcttccagtttgcagagacccttttggagctcttcacagtccaattttgttttaaccaccctaaaccTTAGAGCGCagagtccttttttttttgtctactaGCTACATATTTAAAGATGGGGGAACTGTAAAAACCAGGTAATGTAAGGATCACTGTATGAACTATCCTCAGGGACAGGTTATCTTGGTAGGACAGTAAATGGAAAACTGGAGTACAAATGGAAAACTGGCAGATGGACTGTTGGGAAAAGCAAGGTAAGACGGCTCCCTTTCCCAAGTCTTGTAATTTTTGAGCTACACCAATAGCTATCATCAATACTGCAACTCTTTGGTCATGTCTGTGGCATTCTAGTTTTCAAACACTTTTTATACTATACAAAAGCTATCCTAGAGAACTTATAAAACTGAGCTTCCGCTACCTGTTCATATTTCATTCTCACTTGCAGATTCCCCTTACTAATGCTACAAAAATTGAAACATAACCacactctaaatcaggggtggggactcttttttccgccaagggctatttggatatttataacatcattcacgggccatacaaaattatcaacttaaaaattattttccaaTCCCCTCATGTCCAATTTCTGATTCACATTTTGATACACAGTGATCCACAAACCttaataaaacatcataaaattaaGCAAGCTATATAATTTGCATAATTGCATGCAGAATTctagaaataataaaataaaacactgaTTCAATATTAATTCATTAATCTGAACACAAACAAGAGTTAAGAATTTTTCCATTAAGAGGAAAAACTGGAGAACCAAAACCAAGCACTTATAACTAGTTAAAATACTATGGAGGATAAATACTTGACAATAGATCTTAATAATTCAACTGTAGATGATGAATGCAGAAATTAACTTTTattctaaccatgcaatcctgaagggggtgcaGAATGctcttaagagccagcatgagccctatgctggcatcagtgccacttgcgccatgcaaacagACATGGACGCTGGCGTAGGGCGACTTATGCCAGCCCCTTTGGACTGAGTCGGCAGCATGGCTTTCCAATGTTGGCGCTCCCTCCCACTGGCATTTCTCTGGCATATCTCCCcgcgctggcatcctgggaggcattccagggggtggagctgcctcctaaccccttttgccctgggaacgccctcaCACTGCGGCATTAATATGCGAGCAATTTTGCTGCCGTAACCTTGCTAAAGGCAATGAGgcaatttttctgttttttaattgaatttatttACCTTTATTCCAGCGTGGCTATGCCATCCACAGCTGCAAcatactccccaccccaccccccaggaatgggctgcccatgttacCACAGAGACTAGCCTCTCGTAACCTAAATATGTCTCCTTTAAACAGGGCCCAAAAAGTCACTTAAAGAAAAGCTTTTCTAACTGTTTGATAAAAAGCAACCCTTGCTTAGAGCTGTCAGGCTTTTACCTAACATTAAATGGAGCTCTTAGAgattgtaaggtctgagtccacctgtcgaatcccaaacaacagaacatccagacagagtcgtctaagaagcagtttatttgggaagcataaggtgtatagcagcaacttacaggaaaaggtacgaggactcaagtggggggaagcgggcaggttgaaacatatacatcagaaaggctgAGCCTGGtacccatgatagattacagttatcgcgccggggcgcaggccgtcataacaaacctctgagctactcgaccttgactccagctgcgctctcagcctggagctcacagagATGCAAATACAGCCATCATCAATGTGATGCTCATTCAGGGCAAGAAAAACCACTGGGATACCACTGCCTCTTCCAGTCATGCAGTGAGAAGCATCTACAATCACTTCCAATTAAAATGGAAGGAAGTAGAGCAGTGGATCATTTAGCAGAGAAAAGGCAGTAGAACATATTTGGGCGTAGAGAAATTAACGAActagaaaaggaagcaggacaaCTTATGTTTATGAACAAATCTGGCTTCAAGTCACATAGAGTACACAGGGTATCCTTTGGCAATGCAGAAACTGCATGAGTTCAGAACAGGtttccccattttaaaaatgtcCCTATACGTGAAAAGCTATGCACGTCAGAGACAAGACGAGATTAGAACTCCTGTACTTGACGACTTTACATATGGAAGGATTTTCTGGTATGTGACGATATTCAATTTCTTTTCTGAATTTTTGTAGCAATGCACTTCCAGGAGGACTGGTCTGTTTTATCCTGAACATACGATTCAACATAAAGAAAAATTTCAACAGGAAGTCCAATAGTGCAGTACTGAGCATGTTAAATCTCTATGTTAAACTTACCTCCAAGTAAGACAGCAGTCTGAGGCAGCTAATGTGGTTGTACTAGCTGCTAAATTAGTGATTTTACTGAATAAAATCAGTAATTAACCCATTCACTTTGAACACTATTGTCATAAGAACAAATTACTAATTTTGCTTGCCATACTAACTTGAATTAGTAGTGATTTCTCTTCCCTGCTCTGGGCGTAGAGGAGAGAACACTGACAAAATTAAACTGAGAATGTCTAGAAAAAACCCACACTGCATTCAAATTTAGTGTAAATATACTACAATAAATTGTATCTATTTACCTTGTTCTAAGAGCTACCCAAGCAGCATCGATGTCAGCATACAGATTCTTCTCTGTTGGTTTTCCAGAACTTGCTCCATATCCAGAATAATCATATGAAAATATGTTGCAATTAATCCGTGAACCAAGTCCTATGTAAAAGCTGCTCATCTGACCTAAGTCAACAGCATTTCCATGTGAGAAAAGCAAAGTGTACTTGGCGTTAGGAGAACAACGCACGAACATACAggcaatcctgttacctttgctGGTTCTAGTCATGAAACATTCAATGGCATCTTTTTCTCTTGAAGAGTATTGCCAGTCTGCGCGATCAGAAAGGTGTAGAGTCCAGCGACCTCCACTTTCATCacacatcagtgtatatgtggggTCTGGGGGCAAAAATGCCAGTTTGGAAGCAATTTTTCCTGGACATGGTGGACAGCAGAATAGGCAGCAGAGTTCACTAAATGAAAGATTATTCATCTTCTAATCTGAAATAAGAAGGGAAAAATAGCTACTGGAAGGAGTCCCACAAACATTAGCTTAACATTTGTTTCAAAATAAGACTTGCATACATTTTTGTACAACTTATAAGCATTCTGGATTTTAATGCCTAAAGAAAATGTTATTAATACTATATATACTATAGAATAAACTTCATATTAAAATTAATTTGATCAAAAGTTGATTTggtagaatttatttttatttacaaattttgtaccccacctttctgccctatcAGGGCCACCCAGGCAGCTGAAAGTTAAAACAAGCATTATAAAAtgacataaaaaaattaaaaccacaactaaaaaatatatgaaaaggaACAGAAAAAAGTAAACAAGACAGGTTATACACTGTCCATCTTTGTCATAAGAAATGTAGCGATTTTATAAATAGTCACCAACTAACATTTTTAATTTGTTACACCTCAGAAAAACTTCAGAATCCTAGAATACCAAATTGctttacattttaaaacacaTCTATCTTTCAAGCCATGTACACTGACTTCAGAAAAGCATGTGAAATGCTCAGGTTTATATACTCATGAAATCTGTGGTCTTTATCATTTGCTCTTCACACAAAAAGCTGCTACAAAGTTACCCTAGAAATAGCAAGTTTACACAGAGATTGTTCGAAAATATTTGCATTCAGTGCTAGACCCCAAGAAACGGTGATGTAGAGTTTACATCAGACAGAAATTTAAACTGCTGCACTATTGACATGGAAACAACTGGGGCTGTAACACCTACTCCATCATATCTATGTTGCAAAACCCTCTCAGAACAACTTCAGGTGCTGGCAAACCAAATGTAGGGATTGGAGGCAAGACTACAATCTTCTGCACAAGAAACTGAGGTTCATATGCAAACATCTGCACCGCAGGCAGAGGCATGTATACCAGCAGAGATACAGTCAGTAAAAACAATCCTCTGAAGTACCACAACTTTTACATGGGACTTTAATGGGTCCACCTCCATCTAGTTTTGTCCCTGTAGAAATGGTTCAATCTAAGTTTCTAAGAGCTATTTTCCAATTCCCGAGGAGTGTCTCTAATGCTACCCTACGCCTAGAAATGGGACTATTAAGAATTGTGGCAAGGGTAAGTCTTGCTTCAATTAATGCATAGATTaagcttagtcattgcacctcTGATATTACTTCGTTAATACTTAAAGATGATCATTGTTCCACTTGGCTCAGAGCCATTCATCAAAAGGTGTTCATGCTTGGTTTCTCACCTGAGTCTCTCCAGATAATGGCCTTAGATCAAGCAAAGGCCATAGTCAAGCAGAGAATGTTTGATATTGAGAGACAAGAATGATATTGCGATGGTTCCATATTTTCTAGCCCCCCGCCAGAGGAGATATGTGGCTTTGCCAGTTCCCTACTTATCGAATTTGACAGTTCCAACATATATAAGAGCGTTTTCTATGGCCCGATGTGGTTCCTTCCCTTCGGCGGTTCTGGAGGGCCGCTATAAAAAGGTACCAATGGCAGAGAGCGTCTGTTCATGTGGTACTGGCAAATTGGAAAGTATTGAACATATCCTGTTGGGGTGTGGGTTCTATAAAGAAATTCGTGATAAGTATTTACAGCCCCTGCTACAGAGAGGTCTCCCAGATTGTGAGTTAGGAAACCTGCTTATAGTGGATTCTAATCCTCAGGTTTCTCTTACGTGTGCCAGATTTCTGGCTGCAGCTGTTAGGATCCATAAAGAACTCAAGGAGGAAGAAGATTAATGGGTTCTAGGTTTTCTAggtctgtgtttatgtattctgtCATATAGGGGTGTTTTTTAGGTATATAGCACAAAGTACTGTTTTGTATTGAcggctgtgtattttgtgtgcggggctataatggtctcacttgacttatgCTGGTTATGTACAGCAATAAAGCTTGACTGACTGAAGAGTATAACTAAGGTTATACACCCAGATCAAACAGAGTTCATACCAAAAAGACAACCGAAAGTTCGTTTTGTACCAAACACAATAGTATATGTTAAAAACAAGGGGAAGAAAGCTGCGTtcatatttttggatgcagagaaagcatttgatgtttttaataaaaacgTCCAGGAAATATTAAGAACTCTGATTTGTGAGGAGAGATTTCTAAATTGGATTCAGAGTATCtatacaaaacaaaaagcaaggaTTCTGATCAATGGGAAACTAACAGATTGACAAAGGCACAAGGCAAGGATGCCTGCTATCACCACTGTTGTTCAATACTGTATTGGAGGTGCTTGCAAACAGAAGAGATCTTACAATTATAGGCTTGCAGGTGGAAGGAGAGCAATTCAAAATGAAATGCTATGCTGACGATGTAGTACTATCcattcttaaatattgtgggtTAACAGAGCAAACAGAAAAGTTTGGACAATACTCAGGATATAAAATCAATAAACTCAAGACAAAAATATTAAAGCACCTTTCGAGGCAGGAAGAAGCAATAGGACTTACTACAGGATGTAAGGTAACAGATAAAGCACTAAAGTACTTGGGAATAAAAATATCAGGATAGAACAAGACTTTGTTGAAAGATAACTACAAAGCAACGCAGGGGAAAATTGAAAAGGACATGGTGAGATGGTCAAAATTAAAAATTTCATGCTTGTGAGAAAAGTTCACATCAGCATatcacattaagaacataagaacacaaggaaggccctgctggatcagaccaaggcccatcaagtccagcagtctgttcacacagtggccaaccaggtgcctctaggaagtcacaaacaagatgactgcagcagcaccatcctgcctgtgttccaccgcacccaaaataataggcatgctcctctgatactagagagcataggtatgcagcatgactactatccattctaactaatagccatgaatacccctttcctccatgaatatgtccactccccttttaaagccctccaagctggcagccatcaccacatcctggggcagggagttccacaatttaactatgagttgtgtgaagaaatacttcctttcatctgttttgaatctctcaccctccagcttcagcagatgaccccacgttctagtattatgggagagggagaaaaacatctccctgtccactctctccaaaccaagcaTAACTTTacaggcctctatcatgtctcccctcagctgccttctttccaagctcaacagccctaagcgtcttaaccgctccccataggacagttgctctagtcccctaatcattttggttgctcttttctgccactGGGGAGAAGGGCGAGATACAAGTTAAGTAAGAAAGAAAAATgctttacataagaaaggccttgctggatcagaccaaggcccatcaagtccagcagtctgttcacacaatggccaaccaggtacctctaggaagccacaaacaagacgactgcagcagcaccatcctgcctgtgttctactgcacctaaaataataggcatgctcctctgatactagagagaataggtatgcagcctgactagtatccattctaacagccatgaatacccctttcctccatgaatatgtccactcccctcttaaattttactatgcgttgtgtgaaaaaatacttccttttatctgttttgaatctgtcaccctccagttttagcagatgaccctgtgttctagtattatgggagagggagaaaaatttctccctgtccactctctccaaaccatgcataattttatagacctctatcatgtctccccttagccgccttctttccaagctcaacagccctaagcgtcttaaccgctccgcataggacagttgctctagtcccctaatcattttggttgctcttttctgcatcttctcaagctctgtaatatccttttttaggtgtggtgaccagaactgtacacagtattccaagtgtggtctcaccatagatttgtacaagggcagtatgatatcagcagttttattctccattccttgtctaattatggccagcatggaatttgccttttttacagcagccgcacactgggttgacaccttcattgaactatccactaccaccccaggatctctttcttggtctgttgctgccagcacagatcccatcagtgtatatgtgaagttgggattttttgccccaatatgcatcagtttacacttactcacactgtAAGTGAGAGACATTAAGAGACtaaacaactttaaaaataaagctcCTGATGACTTTAAAAGAAATTGAACTTCTATTCctctccaaggaattcagggcaATGCAGACGGTCTCCCCCATCCCCGACACACATTTTGTACCCATAATAATCATGGCTTCTATCCTAGCGGCTAGCCAATATTCTAACCACTATTCTATTTGAGCTCTCTGAAAACTGTTGAAACAGTTCAAATTCTAAATATGCATTTGAAAAAGCTAAAGCACTACGCCAAAGGATTCCATTTAACAAGCTGTGTGTTTTTAGGCAAATACTATGTTGCTGTTTCTTGCAGCCTAAGAAACTATACCAAAATTAAACTAGTTCAGTGAGTGACTAACTGATCTTTCCTGTACTGAAAGAAAGTTATTAATAGTTCCCTGTCCACCTGGAATACAATTAACAGGGAGAGAACTCAGAGACTCTCCTGGATACGGTATGGTTGTTTTCATGGATGACAAAATGCTGATAATCATTTATCAGATCTACAGATGAACAAAACCTTTTCAAACAGAATCATATATAACAAAGTGATCCTGATAAGATTTTCTTCCAGGGTCCTCATATCACACCAGGATCCATTTTGGggtatttcttgtttttattattttattctttaataaaaccaattttaattatacaactgcctgctcatttgagagttttcacccaggactatcctggtacacataggttatcgatcccagttaccccccactcgct includes:
- the ABHD17B gene encoding alpha/beta hydrolase domain-containing protein 17B, which produces MNNLSFSELCCLFCCPPCPGKIASKLAFLPPDPTYTLMCDESGGRWTLHLSDRADWQYSSREKDAIECFMTRTSKGNRIACMFVRCSPNAKYTLLFSHGNAVDLGQMSSFYIGLGSRINCNIFSYDYSGYGASSGKPTEKNLYADIDAAWVALRTRYGIRPENVIIYGQSIGTVPSVDLAARYESAAVILHSPLTSGMRVAFPDTKKTYCFDAFPNIDKVSKITSPVLIIHGTEDEVIDFSHGLALFERCQRPVEPLWVEGAGHNDVELYGQYLERLKQFVSQELMNL